A region from the Leptospirillum ferriphilum ML-04 genome encodes:
- a CDS encoding HesB/IscA family protein translates to MINVTEKAAEEVIRLSKSQKKEGKFLRLGIEGGGCSGLSYLIKFEEEAGEFDTIQEGPAGIRILIDPKSMVYLDGSVLDYQGGGLMGGGFKFQNPNATHSCGCGTSFAV, encoded by the coding sequence ATGATCAATGTGACGGAGAAAGCCGCTGAGGAAGTAATCCGACTTTCCAAATCCCAGAAGAAGGAAGGCAAGTTTCTGAGACTCGGGATCGAAGGGGGCGGATGCTCCGGACTCTCCTACCTCATCAAGTTTGAAGAGGAAGCCGGAGAGTTTGACACCATCCAGGAAGGCCCGGCCGGCATCCGGATCCTGATTGATCCGAAATCCATGGTCTACCTCGACGGATCGGTTCTCGACTACCAGGGGGGCGGCCTCATGGGAGGCGGATTCAAATTCCAGAATCCGAACGCGACCCACAGTTGCGGCTGCGGAACATCCTTCGCCGTCTAA
- the iscU gene encoding Fe-S cluster assembly scaffold IscU, with protein sequence MAYSDKVVDHYNNPRNMGSFDKSEENVGTGIVGAPECGDVMKLQLKINDAGVIEEAKFKTFGCGSAIASSSLATEWVKGKTVEEALQIKNTDIVQELNLPPVKIHCSVLAEDAIKSAINDYRAKKTQTSEKSEKANV encoded by the coding sequence ATGGCATATAGTGACAAGGTCGTCGACCACTACAACAACCCACGCAACATGGGATCGTTCGACAAGTCGGAAGAGAACGTCGGAACCGGTATCGTCGGGGCTCCGGAATGCGGCGACGTGATGAAGCTCCAGCTCAAGATCAATGATGCGGGCGTCATCGAAGAGGCCAAGTTCAAAACCTTTGGGTGCGGCAGCGCCATCGCCTCCAGTTCACTGGCGACGGAATGGGTCAAGGGGAAAACGGTGGAGGAAGCCCTCCAGATCAAGAATACCGATATCGTCCAGGAGCTGAATCTCCCCCCGGTCAAAATCCACTGCTCCGTTCTGGCTGAAGACGCGATCAAGAGCGCCATCAACGATTACCGGGCGAAAAAAACGCAGACTTCCGAAAAATCCGAAAAAGCCAACGTCTGA
- a CDS encoding IscS subfamily cysteine desulfurase translates to MDRSIYLDNHATTKLDPRVLDAMIPYFTENFGNAASRNHAYGWKAEEAVDQARSDVAALIGADPKEIVFTSGMTESDNLAIKGVAEMYREKGNHLIAVETDIRSILDPLHALERHGFTLTILPVDSKGRVDPEKLREAIRPETILVSMMMVNHEIGTIQPMEEIGKITREKGVLLHVNASYSAGTVPIDVNRMNIDLLSMNAHLIYGPKGVGALYVRRKNPRVRITPQIEGGGHERGLRSGTLNTPGIVGMGVACRLLRENWDSEIAFLTGLRNKLENGIMEELDYVSVNGDVDHRSPAVSNLSFAFVEGEALLMGLKEIALSSGSACTSSTLEPSYVLRALGVGTDLAHSSIRFTVGRFNTEEEISYTVRRVKEAVSRLRDMSPLYEMAKEGIDLKSVQWNTH, encoded by the coding sequence ATGGATCGATCAATTTACTTGGACAACCACGCTACCACTAAGCTCGACCCCCGGGTCCTCGATGCCATGATTCCCTATTTCACGGAGAATTTTGGCAATGCGGCATCCCGGAACCATGCCTATGGATGGAAGGCCGAAGAAGCGGTTGACCAGGCACGCTCGGATGTAGCAGCCCTGATCGGAGCCGATCCGAAAGAAATCGTCTTCACCTCCGGGATGACAGAGTCTGACAACCTGGCCATCAAAGGCGTGGCGGAAATGTACCGGGAAAAAGGGAACCATCTGATTGCCGTCGAAACAGATATCCGCTCCATCCTCGACCCCCTGCACGCCCTGGAGCGCCATGGATTCACCCTGACGATCCTTCCTGTCGACAGCAAAGGCCGCGTCGATCCCGAAAAGCTACGGGAAGCGATCCGGCCGGAAACAATTCTTGTTTCCATGATGATGGTCAACCATGAAATCGGGACGATACAGCCGATGGAGGAGATTGGAAAAATCACCCGAGAAAAAGGCGTTCTCCTTCACGTCAACGCGAGCTATTCGGCGGGAACCGTGCCAATCGACGTCAACCGCATGAACATCGACCTTCTCTCCATGAATGCTCATCTCATTTATGGTCCGAAGGGAGTTGGGGCCCTTTATGTCCGCCGGAAGAATCCGAGAGTCCGTATAACCCCCCAGATCGAGGGCGGAGGGCACGAACGGGGCCTTCGGTCGGGGACACTCAATACGCCGGGGATTGTCGGAATGGGAGTTGCCTGCCGCCTCTTGCGCGAAAACTGGGACTCCGAAATCGCGTTTCTGACCGGACTTCGCAACAAGCTCGAAAACGGAATCATGGAAGAACTGGATTATGTGTCCGTCAACGGAGATGTCGATCACCGCTCTCCGGCCGTTTCCAATCTCTCTTTCGCCTTCGTCGAGGGAGAAGCTCTTCTGATGGGGCTGAAAGAGATCGCCCTGTCTTCCGGCTCGGCCTGCACTTCGTCGACCCTCGAGCCTTCCTACGTCCTCCGGGCACTGGGGGTCGGAACCGATCTCGCACACTCTTCGATCCGGTTCACCGTGGGTCGTTTTAATACCGAAGAGGAGATCTCCTACACTGTCCGGCGGGTCAAGGAAGCTGTCAGCCGGCTGAGGGACATGTCGCCCCTCTATGAAATGGCAAAAGAAGGGATCGACCTGAAATCCGTCCAGTGGAACACACACTGA
- a CDS encoding RrF2 family transcriptional regulator, whose translation MLKLTKKVDYALLALSFLSQQEEGQVVNIREVSEAYQIPTEILAKVLQRLSKKGILQSHHAPKGGYSLKKPARNVSILDVINAIDGSVGILSCSDGHDKTCQQIDNCDIRSPLERIQGKIMWLLEDMSLEEFIHSEPTTGGVLHGSINLLGQPRYH comes from the coding sequence TTGCTGAAACTGACGAAAAAAGTTGACTACGCACTCTTGGCACTCAGCTTTCTTTCACAGCAGGAAGAAGGGCAAGTCGTCAACATCCGGGAGGTCTCCGAGGCTTATCAGATACCGACAGAAATACTGGCCAAGGTTCTGCAGCGCCTTTCCAAGAAAGGCATCCTGCAGAGCCACCACGCCCCGAAAGGCGGCTATTCTCTGAAGAAACCGGCCAGAAACGTTTCCATTCTCGACGTCATCAATGCGATCGATGGGTCCGTCGGAATTCTGAGCTGCTCGGACGGCCACGACAAAACGTGCCAGCAGATAGACAATTGCGATATACGCTCTCCCCTGGAACGGATCCAGGGAAAAATCATGTGGCTTCTCGAGGACATGTCCCTCGAGGAGTTTATCCATAGCGAGCCCACAACGGGAGGAGTCCTTCATGGATCGATCAATTTACTTGGACAACCACGCTACCACTAA
- a CDS encoding phospholipase D-like domain-containing protein, giving the protein MADSSLHPDSEQISSPRDRHTDTEFQDPEVLYRNEQFVMTQIGVSFAMILGMTFGMSGLTIAFMSDQVKGLEVVGWGMIIFTLSSLLHLLVSRVWSGHIETKSITRNGYLLVLSLLCATVYLYALFSDTVYVFMGFIAANVYFPLFGRFILSIEPPPPPLRQGGFNITPFSRVALAAIVLLGIIIGMGVGMSSSGSQSTGRGLFARKIIVRKIEHSRKSIHMIVFRFIKPYRILEALSEKAHSGVKVEVLAMPDTFKEDPSSLATLQSAGIPVRILPPDTPKWLRPYTIIDSRILLQGSKGWADTPVPFQKQLSVQSSMLLFERIRRMDFNFRVFWEHSRPISPLHSAANLPLPR; this is encoded by the coding sequence TTGGCCGATTCGTCCTTGCATCCCGATTCAGAACAGATCTCTTCCCCCCGGGACAGACACACCGACACCGAATTCCAGGATCCGGAAGTACTCTACCGGAACGAACAGTTCGTCATGACCCAGATAGGGGTCTCCTTTGCGATGATCCTGGGGATGACCTTCGGAATGTCGGGCCTGACGATCGCCTTCATGTCCGACCAGGTCAAGGGGCTTGAGGTTGTGGGATGGGGGATGATCATCTTCACCCTTTCCTCCCTGCTCCATCTGCTGGTCAGCCGGGTCTGGTCCGGCCACATCGAAACCAAGTCCATCACGCGGAACGGGTATTTGCTGGTGCTTTCCCTCTTGTGCGCCACCGTTTATCTTTATGCTCTTTTTTCCGACACGGTCTATGTTTTTATGGGGTTCATCGCCGCAAATGTTTATTTTCCCCTCTTCGGCCGCTTCATCCTCTCCATCGAGCCTCCTCCACCCCCCCTTCGACAGGGTGGTTTCAATATCACTCCCTTCAGCCGGGTCGCCCTGGCCGCGATCGTTCTTCTGGGGATCATTATCGGCATGGGTGTCGGAATGTCCTCTTCCGGGAGTCAGTCCACAGGAAGAGGCCTTTTTGCCAGAAAAATCATCGTCCGGAAAATCGAGCATTCCCGAAAGTCCATCCACATGATTGTCTTCCGGTTCATCAAACCCTACCGGATTCTGGAAGCCCTCTCCGAAAAAGCGCATTCCGGCGTCAAGGTGGAGGTTCTGGCGATGCCCGATACCTTCAAGGAGGATCCGTCCTCGCTTGCGACACTCCAGTCTGCCGGGATACCGGTACGAATTCTCCCTCCGGACACACCGAAATGGCTCAGGCCTTACACCATTATCGATTCCCGCATTCTGCTCCAGGGCTCCAAGGGATGGGCCGACACACCGGTTCCTTTTCAGAAGCAGCTGTCTGTCCAGTCCTCCATGCTTCTGTTTGAGCGCATTCGTCGCATGGACTTCAATTTTCGGGTGTTCTGGGAGCACTCCCGTCCTATTTCCCCCTTGCATTCCGCGGCAAATCTCCCGTTGCCCCGCTAA
- a CDS encoding hemolysin family protein: MVPVWIDLFAIVVLIVINAFLAASELSIISIRMSRVHQMAQSGSPETLAIERLRKDPEKFVATVQVLMTLITSLTSALTGTVTYEVLKPRLTELPLVQEFHFLLPLSVSVIILFQVYSMLVLGEIAPKTLAIRNNERIAALLSRPTLFLTETLSLPVRMITATSQGLLRMLGVRNSRSAYPISPEELDLLLKEGTEQGVINRTEQDLIQSVFKFTDISVREVMVPRMKMVVMDASMTIEQATNFLSDHRFSRYPVVRTGTGEVVGILYYKDLFENYVRSRQGRLTDLVHAPFFIPESMKVAHTLKEMQKRRTQMALVLSEYGTLEGLVTMEDLLEELVGEIEDESDDIQKPVERLRDGSYLVDASQSIRDLREDYHLDIPEGDDYETLAGFVVAQLQTIPRGGEFFYMNHLKVTIVDMDKYRVSRVKIEPVPDMPDLPPAPARVSLPSSTQKPFK, encoded by the coding sequence ATGGTACCCGTTTGGATCGATCTGTTCGCCATCGTCGTCCTGATCGTGATCAATGCTTTCCTGGCGGCTTCCGAACTTTCCATCATTTCCATCCGGATGTCGCGCGTCCATCAGATGGCCCAGTCCGGCAGTCCGGAAACCCTGGCAATCGAACGTCTCCGAAAGGACCCGGAAAAGTTTGTTGCCACGGTTCAGGTTCTGATGACTCTCATCACGTCCCTGACATCGGCCCTGACCGGAACCGTCACGTATGAGGTCCTGAAACCCAGACTGACCGAACTTCCTCTTGTGCAGGAATTTCACTTTCTTCTTCCCCTTTCGGTCTCCGTCATCATTCTCTTTCAGGTTTACTCCATGCTGGTCCTGGGCGAGATTGCCCCGAAGACCCTGGCAATCCGGAACAATGAACGGATCGCTGCCCTCTTGTCCCGTCCCACGCTTTTCCTGACAGAAACATTGTCTCTCCCTGTCCGGATGATCACGGCTACCAGCCAGGGCCTTCTCCGCATGCTCGGAGTTCGAAACAGCCGCTCCGCCTATCCCATCAGTCCGGAAGAACTCGACCTTCTCCTGAAGGAGGGAACCGAACAGGGCGTCATCAATCGCACAGAGCAGGATCTGATCCAGAGCGTCTTCAAGTTCACGGATATTTCCGTGCGGGAAGTCATGGTTCCCCGGATGAAGATGGTCGTCATGGACGCCTCCATGACGATCGAACAGGCGACAAACTTTCTTTCGGACCATCGCTTTTCCCGCTACCCGGTCGTTCGGACAGGAACAGGCGAAGTGGTCGGCATCCTGTATTACAAGGATCTGTTCGAAAACTATGTCCGGTCCCGTCAGGGACGGCTGACGGATCTCGTCCACGCCCCTTTTTTCATTCCGGAATCCATGAAAGTGGCCCACACGTTGAAGGAGATGCAAAAAAGACGGACCCAGATGGCGCTGGTTCTCTCCGAATACGGAACTCTTGAAGGGCTTGTTACCATGGAAGACCTGCTCGAAGAGCTTGTGGGAGAGATCGAAGACGAAAGCGATGACATCCAGAAACCTGTCGAGCGTCTCCGGGACGGGTCCTATCTTGTCGACGCATCGCAGTCGATCAGGGATCTGAGGGAAGACTACCATCTCGACATTCCGGAAGGGGACGATTACGAAACCCTGGCCGGTTTTGTGGTCGCCCAGCTCCAGACCATCCCCCGGGGAGGAGAGTTCTTCTATATGAATCATCTGAAGGTGACAATCGTCGATATGGACAAATACCGTGTGTCCCGGGTGAAGATCGAACCGGTACCGGACATGCCGGACCTTCCGCCGGCCCCGGCCAGGGTCTCTCTTCCATCCTCCACACAGAAACCGTTTAAATAA
- a CDS encoding adenylyl-sulfate reductase subunit alpha: MAETIVIDTDIAIIGGGAAGCYAAMTARRKAPDLDVLILEKAHIDRSGCLAGGMNAINAYINPGESVDSFVEYVRFDAMGILREDLVRTQAALLNEVVRDLEQLGLPVVKDDSGRYAPRGRWNIKIHGESLKPLLATAVRNLGARVLNRVVVTNLLVQDGSVAGCFGFGLRDGRFYVVRARKTIVATGGASGLYRPNNEGDARHKMWYSPFNTGAGYAIGIRAGAEMTSFEHRFIALRTKETIAPTGTLALGFGAPQVNALGEEFMKKRWSHMGGEGAPTPIRLFAPLKEMAEGRGPCYMDTRHLSAERVKALKEAYLDMYPNTVQYWAANGIDPAREPIEICGTEPYIVGGHCQAGYWIGVDRKTTLDNLFAAGDVAGGAPYKFVSGCFAEGRIAAESAIREIRETPGALPKMSPGVIEREKMRVFSPLGAGGKLSPVAVEERLQKIMDEYAGGIRTQYAMNETSLKVARKKLAEMLRDLSSLAASDLHELMNLHEVLDRIDVARVLVEHLMARKETRWPGFQTRLDFPETREEWSLFVNSASDPETGDIRIILRPLDSFSDSVTEPTEVVLGNPY; this comes from the coding sequence ATGGCAGAGACGATTGTCATCGACACGGATATCGCGATCATCGGTGGAGGGGCCGCGGGTTGCTATGCGGCGATGACCGCTCGCAGAAAGGCTCCGGATCTCGATGTTCTGATTCTGGAAAAAGCCCATATCGACCGTTCGGGGTGTCTGGCCGGAGGGATGAACGCCATCAATGCCTATATCAACCCGGGGGAGTCTGTCGACTCTTTTGTGGAATATGTCCGTTTTGATGCCATGGGGATTCTTCGGGAAGATCTGGTCCGCACGCAGGCAGCTCTTCTGAATGAGGTTGTCCGCGATCTGGAGCAGCTGGGTCTTCCGGTCGTGAAAGACGACAGCGGTCGATACGCTCCACGGGGACGCTGGAATATCAAGATCCACGGCGAATCCCTCAAGCCTCTCCTGGCAACGGCCGTTCGCAATCTTGGGGCAAGGGTGCTGAACCGGGTCGTCGTCACCAATCTGCTGGTGCAAGATGGATCCGTGGCCGGCTGCTTCGGTTTTGGATTGAGAGACGGACGTTTTTATGTTGTCCGGGCCAGGAAAACCATTGTGGCAACCGGCGGAGCGTCCGGCCTTTACCGTCCGAACAACGAAGGGGATGCCCGCCACAAGATGTGGTACTCCCCTTTCAACACGGGGGCTGGCTATGCGATTGGGATTCGGGCCGGGGCGGAAATGACGAGCTTCGAACATCGTTTCATAGCTCTGCGGACGAAAGAGACGATCGCTCCGACAGGAACTCTTGCGTTGGGTTTTGGGGCACCCCAGGTCAATGCTCTCGGGGAAGAGTTTATGAAAAAACGATGGTCGCATATGGGCGGGGAAGGGGCACCGACACCCATCCGTCTCTTCGCACCCCTGAAAGAAATGGCGGAGGGGAGAGGGCCCTGCTACATGGATACGCGGCACCTGTCTGCGGAGCGCGTGAAGGCGTTGAAAGAGGCCTATCTGGACATGTATCCCAACACCGTTCAATACTGGGCTGCCAACGGGATTGACCCGGCCCGGGAGCCGATCGAAATTTGCGGTACGGAGCCCTACATCGTAGGTGGGCACTGCCAGGCCGGATACTGGATCGGAGTGGACCGGAAAACGACCCTCGACAATCTTTTTGCAGCGGGAGATGTTGCGGGGGGAGCTCCTTACAAATTCGTTTCCGGATGTTTTGCGGAGGGACGGATCGCGGCCGAATCGGCCATCCGCGAAATCCGGGAAACGCCCGGCGCCCTGCCGAAAATGTCTCCTGGTGTGATCGAAAGAGAAAAAATGAGAGTGTTCTCTCCGCTGGGAGCCGGTGGAAAGCTGTCCCCCGTGGCGGTCGAAGAACGGCTCCAGAAAATTATGGACGAGTATGCCGGCGGGATACGGACCCAATATGCCATGAACGAAACGTCCCTGAAAGTGGCCCGGAAAAAGCTCGCGGAAATGCTTCGGGACCTGTCTTCACTGGCCGCATCCGACCTTCATGAGCTGATGAACCTTCATGAGGTCCTCGACAGAATCGATGTCGCCCGCGTTCTGGTCGAGCATCTGATGGCGAGAAAGGAAACCCGGTGGCCAGGATTCCAGACGAGGCTCGATTTTCCTGAAACACGCGAAGAGTGGTCTCTTTTTGTGAATTCAGCGAGCGATCCCGAAACGGGAGACATCCGGATCATCCTGCGTCCTCTTGACTCTTTTTCGGACAGTGTAACGGAACCAACGGAGGTGGTCCTTGGGAATCCTTATTGA
- a CDS encoding 4Fe-4S dicluster domain-containing protein yields the protein MGILIDENACHGCTKLPEARCVTACPGDLIGIREDRKAYMRVQADCWDCYACVKMCPVSAVEVVLPYPIAGQNARLMPKMRRESIRWSLTYPEGNQEQFDAPTRVPEELLAEER from the coding sequence TTGGGAATCCTTATTGATGAAAATGCCTGTCACGGATGCACGAAACTCCCCGAAGCCCGCTGTGTCACGGCCTGTCCGGGAGATCTGATCGGGATCCGCGAAGACAGAAAGGCTTATATGCGGGTGCAGGCCGACTGCTGGGACTGCTATGCCTGCGTCAAGATGTGTCCGGTTTCGGCCGTCGAAGTCGTCCTCCCCTATCCGATCGCAGGACAAAATGCGCGGTTAATGCCGAAAATGAGGCGGGAGTCCATCCGATGGTCGCTGACCTATCCGGAGGGAAACCAGGAACAGTTTGATGCGCCGACAAGGGTTCCGGAAGAACTGCTGGCGGAAGAACGGTAA
- the sat gene encoding sulfate adenylyltransferase — MTLAEPHGGKLVSNVIVESERNAFLRELSRAPVLTLDSRELSDLVLLSQGALSPLTGFMDGETYHSVIDRMRLPGGLLFPLPVVLSLPEDLYRKIAKGDLLALATPSGQTVGGLWVTDLFERSVERESREVYKTREPAHPGVHYLHQISPFSVGGTVRALEVFETDPFRPQQLTPLESRRLFTQKGWNTVVGFQTRNPIHRAHEYIQKCALELVDGLFIHPLVGETKEDDVPASVRMDCYKALLSRYYPKERVVLGVFPGSMRYAGPREALFHALIRKNYGCTHFIVGRDHAGVGSYYGPFEAHDLLKKFDFEDLGIVPIFFDTAYYCRLCGSMASHKTCGHPEDSRILLSGTKVRALLREGVAPPPEMTRPEVAEILIKHYARRAEEGEQVA, encoded by the coding sequence ATGACCCTTGCGGAACCGCATGGTGGAAAACTTGTTTCCAACGTCATTGTCGAATCCGAACGAAATGCTTTCCTTCGGGAACTCTCCCGGGCGCCGGTCCTGACTCTCGACAGCCGGGAACTCTCCGACCTGGTCCTCCTGTCCCAGGGAGCGCTGTCGCCCCTGACCGGATTCATGGACGGGGAAACCTATCATTCTGTGATCGACAGGATGCGCCTTCCCGGTGGGCTTCTTTTTCCGTTGCCTGTTGTGCTCTCCCTGCCCGAGGATCTCTACCGGAAGATTGCAAAGGGGGATCTCCTGGCGCTGGCGACACCTTCGGGGCAGACAGTGGGCGGGCTCTGGGTGACCGATCTTTTTGAGCGGTCTGTCGAACGGGAATCCCGGGAAGTTTACAAAACACGGGAACCGGCTCATCCGGGGGTCCATTACCTTCATCAGATATCGCCGTTTTCGGTTGGCGGGACAGTCCGGGCCCTGGAGGTTTTCGAAACCGATCCGTTTCGTCCCCAGCAGCTGACTCCGCTGGAGTCCCGGCGGCTTTTCACCCAGAAAGGCTGGAATACCGTTGTGGGATTCCAGACGAGAAACCCCATCCACCGGGCGCACGAATATATCCAGAAGTGCGCTCTGGAGCTTGTTGACGGTCTCTTCATCCATCCTCTCGTCGGCGAAACGAAGGAAGATGATGTGCCGGCGTCCGTCCGGATGGACTGCTACAAGGCCCTTCTCTCCCGGTATTATCCGAAAGAACGTGTCGTCCTGGGGGTGTTTCCGGGATCGATGCGTTATGCGGGGCCCCGTGAAGCGCTGTTTCACGCCCTGATCAGGAAAAACTACGGGTGTACCCATTTTATCGTGGGCCGGGACCATGCGGGTGTCGGCTCCTATTATGGTCCTTTTGAAGCGCATGATCTCCTGAAAAAGTTCGACTTCGAAGATCTGGGAATCGTCCCGATCTTCTTTGACACCGCCTATTATTGCCGTCTTTGCGGGAGCATGGCGTCCCACAAAACCTGCGGTCATCCGGAGGATTCCCGGATCCTGCTTTCGGGAACGAAAGTCCGGGCTCTTTTGAGGGAGGGCGTCGCTCCTCCTCCGGAGATGACCCGTCCGGAAGTGGCCGAAATCCTGATCAAGCATTATGCCCGTCGCGCGGAGGAGGGGGAGCAGGTCGCCTAG
- a CDS encoding helix-turn-helix domain-containing protein has product MIYQKGIDNNWDPLGLGARIRHLRGNMSQTAFAELLGIRQEEISRFESGSRVPSVELLVRLSGIHKVTLDWLVMGGTSGGEGSVREEDTPLPQEKKLLDRFRRLGRRDRSLVLTIADRLKS; this is encoded by the coding sequence ATGATATACCAAAAGGGAATCGACAACAACTGGGATCCGCTGGGCCTCGGAGCCCGCATACGCCACCTTCGCGGAAACATGTCCCAGACCGCTTTCGCGGAACTTCTGGGCATCCGTCAGGAGGAGATCTCCCGTTTCGAGTCCGGATCGCGGGTTCCTTCCGTAGAGCTTCTCGTCCGGCTGTCCGGTATCCATAAGGTCACGCTGGACTGGCTTGTCATGGGCGGCACCTCTGGCGGGGAGGGGTCTGTCCGCGAAGAGGACACCCCTCTTCCCCAAGAAAAGAAACTGCTCGACCGATTCCGCCGGCTGGGAAGAAGAGACCGTTCGCTGGTCCTCACCATCGCCGATCGCCTGAAATCCTGA
- a CDS encoding helix-turn-helix domain-containing protein, whose protein sequence is MHPEGVKKIRVALLKKGWKQEDLALHLGITPAYISQILNGRREGLRIRRKIPALLGISSRHIED, encoded by the coding sequence ATGCATCCAGAAGGGGTCAAGAAAATTCGGGTGGCTCTTTTGAAAAAGGGGTGGAAGCAGGAGGATCTCGCCTTGCATCTGGGGATCACTCCCGCCTATATCTCACAAATTTTGAATGGCCGGAGAGAGGGGCTTCGCATCCGGCGAAAAATTCCTGCCCTCTTGGGAATCTCTTCCCGTCATATCGAGGACTGA
- a CDS encoding B12-binding domain-containing radical SAM protein gives MRGKQLNVLFIQPTLMRLDGSPVKARKRLIMTMVTSYLAGLTPSSDNVTVIDDKVEEIPWNGDFDLVAITTTTGSAQRAYQIAGRFRERKIPVVMGGFHATLHPAEILTHADSVVVGEAENVWGELLDDVRDGKLRSIYKAEQPCDMKSLPRPKYELLDWKRYRVHLMPIQATRGCNYHCDFCEVPVVYNGAYRMRPIEDIVQEIEEQKRITGNNQFQFIDDQLTGKHTFARELFKALRPLGITWSCLWTLNTNHDEELLDLAIQAGCQHVNIGMESINQDNLNEIHKKQNHVKDYMTLLKAMEKRGLLYSLNLMFGLDHDTPDVFEATYRFLEEVRAPMAFFSIVSPREGTPLRERLDKELRVINPMADQYSSGHKCMFVPKNMTPEEVEKGIDWLQRKFYSLGSIRKRFLFPLSPYALRRDGIPSNLFFHYVSKKGVDTVEYY, from the coding sequence ATGCGTGGAAAACAACTGAATGTCCTCTTCATCCAGCCGACACTGATGCGTCTGGACGGCTCTCCTGTAAAAGCAAGAAAGCGCCTGATCATGACGATGGTCACCTCCTATCTGGCGGGCCTGACGCCCTCTTCGGACAATGTGACGGTGATCGACGACAAGGTGGAAGAGATTCCGTGGAATGGGGATTTCGATCTTGTTGCCATCACGACCACGACCGGTTCTGCCCAGAGAGCCTATCAGATTGCCGGCCGCTTCCGGGAAAGGAAGATTCCCGTTGTGATGGGAGGCTTTCACGCGACCCTCCATCCCGCCGAAATCCTCACGCATGCGGACAGCGTCGTGGTGGGAGAAGCGGAAAACGTCTGGGGGGAACTTCTGGACGATGTCCGGGACGGAAAGCTCCGCTCGATCTACAAGGCCGAACAGCCCTGCGACATGAAATCGCTCCCTCGTCCGAAATACGAACTCCTCGACTGGAAGCGCTACAGGGTCCACCTCATGCCGATCCAGGCCACGCGTGGATGCAATTACCACTGTGATTTCTGCGAGGTCCCTGTCGTCTACAATGGCGCCTACCGCATGCGGCCCATCGAGGACATCGTCCAGGAAATCGAGGAACAGAAGCGCATCACCGGGAATAACCAGTTCCAGTTCATCGATGACCAGCTGACAGGGAAACATACGTTTGCCCGCGAGCTCTTCAAGGCCCTGCGCCCCCTCGGAATCACCTGGAGCTGTCTGTGGACGCTGAACACAAACCACGATGAAGAGCTGTTGGATCTGGCGATCCAGGCCGGGTGCCAGCACGTCAACATCGGGATGGAAAGTATCAACCAGGACAACCTGAACGAAATCCACAAAAAGCAGAATCATGTCAAAGACTATATGACCCTCCTGAAGGCGATGGAGAAAAGAGGGCTCCTGTATTCCCTGAACCTCATGTTTGGTCTTGATCACGACACGCCGGATGTTTTTGAAGCCACCTATCGTTTTCTGGAAGAGGTCCGGGCACCGATGGCCTTTTTCAGCATTGTCTCCCCCCGGGAGGGGACGCCTCTCCGGGAGAGACTGGACAAGGAGCTTCGGGTCATCAATCCGATGGCGGATCAGTATTCGTCCGGTCATAAATGCATGTTTGTTCCCAAGAACATGACGCCGGAAGAGGTGGAGAAGGGGATCGACTGGCTCCAGAGGAAGTTCTATTCGCTCGGGTCGATCCGGAAGCGATTTCTGTTCCCCCTGTCACCCTACGCCCTCCGGCGGGACGGAATCCCCTCGAATCTCTTCTTCCATTATGTGTCGAAGAAAGGCGTGGATACGGTCGAATACTATTAG